In Gadus chalcogrammus isolate NIFS_2021 chromosome 23, NIFS_Gcha_1.0, whole genome shotgun sequence, a genomic segment contains:
- the LOC130377068 gene encoding LOW QUALITY PROTEIN: toll-like receptor 13 (The sequence of the model RefSeq protein was modified relative to this genomic sequence to represent the inferred CDS: inserted 2 bases in 1 codon) yields MPLRGIGYCSLGILYLLLNLNTFIFPTASYVLKDCRVTWNTEAICQNRLKVFPKDIPIRVTNINLSRNRISKLKKTDLVNLPNLLRLNLKRNLISKIESGTFVCQISLEVLILNNNRLGNLQEGAFEGLVNLTELRLTSNKIQTVSPASFKSLSKLKFLDLGHNKLRHLTNILQHMPHLQTLYIPANKISNFHSWELSNKSTELVSLDLSQNQLMVFSLTADIFPNLTLLNLDGCMKNGIVWEVNDTLYLSGVSKLDISGVRSSSHGMQEVLETFNSSLKYLTLNHVNNNLEILIHISCKIPSLTSLKVRNNGIKVIRSDMLHLCTNLKELDFGTNKITDISENSFQSLRNLNILIIKLNHLSSVPCAVRNVLTLSKLDLSSNNISMIGCNDFANMTRLRILHLNNNHLLALKDCVFRDLVNLKHLELQNNSITKLNGAFKKYMPNLNVLYLSNNQLAFLDHGEFEALKSLMNLSLQGNQIKSLQSGPFYGLSNLKYLTLESNELRINRNSNPDFGDLKALKTLNLMNNQIKYILDNPIAYPPFAELSQLDTLHLSGQHGRLGTNLPQNFLQGLTNLSVLNISSEFNSLHPLFFNYTRNLKVLYLSANYFTDIPDNLFSPIQKLKSLYISQTRLRSLDFLLHANLTELEFLQVRKNAFSVIREPVMQSLSALVYLDMLGNSFTCNCDNTWFLQWVKNNKQTQVYDAYNFECNYPPNLKGRKLLEIDVRSCTVDMEFICYISTACTVIMTIAVSFTHHFLQWHLVYAYYLMLAFLYNSKHKNKRAHQYDAFVSYNANDEGWVLGXLLPKLEDKQGWTLCLHHRDFQPGRPIIENITDAIYGSRKTICVVSRDYLQSEWCSREIQVASFRLFDEQKDVLILVFLEDIPMQQLSPYYRMRRLLKRQTYLSWSRADAHPDLFWEKLRQALDTQEHPMGEHLRLTVV; encoded by the exons ATGCCATTAAGGGGAATTGGTTACTGTTCTTTGGGAATATTATATTTACTTTTGAATTTGAATACTTTTATTTTTCCAACTGCTAGTTACGTGCTGAAGGACTGCAGGGTCACATGGAACACAGAGGCCATCTGTCAGAACCGTTTAAAAGTATTTCCAAAGGACATTCCAATAAGAGTGACCAACATTAATTTGTCTCGAAACAGAATTTCCAAACTTAAAAAAACTGATTTGGTAAATTTACCAAATCTGTTGCGCTTGAACCTGAAACGTAACCTTATCTCCAAGATTGAATCTGGCACTTTTGTGTGTCAAATCTCTCTAGAGGTGTTGATTTTAAACAACAATAGGCTTGGTAATCTACAGGAGGGTGCGTTTGAGGGCCTTGTCAATCTCACAGAATTGCGTCTGACTTCCAATAAGATCCAAACAGTATCACCGGCCTCTTTTAAGTCTTTGAGCAAGCTAAAGTTTTTGGACCTAGGTCACAACAAACTGCGCCACTTAACAAACATCTTACAACATATGCCACATTTACAAACCCTGTACATTCCAGCAAACAAAATTTCCAATTTTCATTCATGGGAGCTGTCAAATAAGTCTACAGAACTTGTTTCACTGGACTTGTCTCAAAATCAGCTCATGGTCTTTAGCCTCACTGCAGATATCTTTCCCAACCTCACATTATTGAACCTTGATGGTTGTATGAAGAATGGTATCGTCTGGGAGGTGAATGACACATTGTACCTTAGTGGTGTGTCTAAACTAGATATCAGTGGGGTTCGCTCCTCATCACATGGAATGCAGGAAGTTCTAGAGACATTCAACTCGTCACTGAAGTATCTGACGTTAAACCATGTGAATAACAACCTGGAAATTCTCATCCATATTTCCTGCAAAATCCCATCACTGACATCTCTTAAAGTCCGAAATAATGGCATCAAAGTAATTAGATCAGATATGCTGCACTTGTGTACTAATCTGAAAGAGTTGGACTTTGGGACGAATAAGATAACTGACATCTCTGAAAATTCATTTCAATCTCTGAGGAATCTTAACATTTTAATCATAAAGTTAAACCATCTCTCATCCGTCCCTTGTGCCGTCAGGAATGTATTAACACTCTCAAAATTGGATCTGAGCTCCAACAACATAAGTATGATTGGCTGTAATGATTTTGCCAATATGACCCGTCTCAGAATTCTCCATCTCAACAATAATCATCTCTTGGCTCTCAAGGATTGTGTGTTCAGAGATTTGGTTAATTTAAAGCACTTGGAGTTgcaaaacaacagtattaccaaGTTAAACGGTGCCTTCAAAAAATACATGCCAAATCTTAATGTACTTTATTTGTCTAACAATCAACTCGCCTTTCTAGATCATGGAGAATTTGAAGCTCTGAAATCCCTCATGAATCTGTCATTACAGGGGAATCAAATAAAATCACTTCAAAGTGGGCCTTTTTATGGCCTGTCCAATCTTAAATATCTTACACTTGAATCCAATGAACTTAGAATAAATCGAAATTCAAACCCTGATTTTGGTGACTTGAAGGCTTTAAAGACATTGAATTTGATGAAcaatcaaattaaatatatattggaTAACCCCATTGCTTATCCACCATTTGCTGAGCTTTCACAACTAGATACTTTGCATCTTTCAGGTCAACATGGTCGACTTGGGACCAACCTCCCTCAAAACTTTCTTCAAGGCTTGACAAATCTGTCAGTACTCAATATCAGTTCAGAGTTTAATTCTCTGCACCCACTATTCTTCAACTATACTCGTAATTTGAAAGTTCTTTATTTGAGTGCAAATTACTTCACAGACATTCCCGACAATCTATTTTCTCCGATTCAAAAACTAAAAAGTCTTTACATTTCACAGACACGCCTGAGGTCTCTAGATTTTCTACTCCATGCTAACCTCACGGAGCTGGAGTTCTTGCAAGTGAGGAAGAATGCCTTTTCTGTGATTAGAGAGCCAGTGATGCAGTCTCTGTCAGCACTTGTATACCTGGATATGTTGGGTAATAGCTTCACCTGTAACTGTGACAACACGTGGTTCCTCCAATGGGTTAAAaacaacaagcaaacacaagTGTATGATGCATACAACTTTGAATGCAACTACCCTCCAAACCTTAAAGGAAGAAAATTGTTGGAGATTGACGTCCGTTCATGTACAGTAGACATGGAATTTATCTGTTATATTTCCACGGCATGCACGGTCATAATGACCATAGCGGTCTCCTTCACTCACCATTTCCTACAATGGCATCTGGTCTACGCCTACTACCTCATGCTGGCGTTCCTCTACAACTCAAAGCACAAGAACAAGCGTGCTCATCAATACGACGCCTTTGTCTCCTACAACGCAAACGACGAGGGCTGGGTGCTGGG GCTGCTGCCCAAGCTGGAGGACAAGCAGGGCTGGACACTGTGTCTGCACCACCGAGACTTCCAGCCAG GCAGACCTATAATAGAAAACATAACAGACGCCATCTATGGCAGCCGGAAGACAATCTGTGTGGTCAGTCGTGATTACCTGCAGAGTGAATGGTGCTCCAGAGAGATCCAGGTTGCCAG CTTCCGTCTGTTTGACGAGCAGAAGGACGTGCTCATCCTGGTGTTCCTGGAGGACATTCCCATGCAGCAGCTGTCTCCGTACTACCGCATGAGGAGGCTCCTGAAGAGACAAACCTACCTGAGCTGGTCCCGCGCAGACGCACACCCAGACCTGTTCTGGGAGAAGCTCCGGCAGGCCCTGGACACCCAGGAGCACCCAATGGGAGAGCATCTACGGCTCACCGTGGTGTAG
- the LOC130376855 gene encoding LOW QUALITY PROTEIN: toll-like receptor 13 (The sequence of the model RefSeq protein was modified relative to this genomic sequence to represent the inferred CDS: deleted 1 base in 1 codon), which translates to MKTEMAMPIRGISLCSFGILCFLLNLNNLISPAAGYVLKDCRVTRTTQAICQKNSFNLFPKDIPLIVTSIDLSQNNISKLNNADLKNLPNLLSLNLKCNSISIIESGTFVVQMSLEVLNLNSNRLCKLQEGMFDGLVNLTELGLTSNRIKTVAPGSFKSLTKLKFLDLGHNKLHQLKNILQHTTHLQHLSILANNISNFHSWELSNTSTELVSLDLSLNELRVFGLSADIFPNLTRLNLADNGRKNGIVWDVNDTSYLRRVSKLYISGCRLQEQQKVLETFNSSLIFLKLNQMRNNLRDLINISCKIPSLTLLKSEKNGIKYIRSDMLPLCTNLKVLNIGSNKLIDISNNSFQSLRKLNILIMKSNRLKSVPYAVRKTAISKLDLSYNNIIILRCDDFANMTRLSMLHLNNNPLSALQDCVFKDLVNLKFLMLQNSIISKLNSAFIKHLPNLQVLDLSNNQLTLLDHGQFKALNSLQNLKLQGNKLQKLNKGNFNGLSNLTYLNLASNVITKINKGTFGDLKALKTLYLMTNRLKYTSEKPINDPPFAELSQLDTLDISGQHRHLKSAFPQNLLKGLTNLSLLNIRGNQLISLHPDIFNYTPNLNKLYLSANDLRDLPDNLFSPIQKLKALYISQLNLGSLDFLLLANLTELKFLQMRKNAFSVISETVLQSLPALTYLDMKFNSFSCNCDNAWFIQWVNNNKKTQVLDAYNFDCKFPPNLKGKKLLKIDIRSCTVDIGFICYICTACAVIMTIAVSFTHHFLQWHLVYTYYLMLAFLYNSKHKNKRAHHYDAFVSYNANDEGWVLGELLPNLEDEQGWTLCLHHRDFQPGKSIMENITDAIYGSRKTICVVSRDYLKSEWCSREIQVASFRLFDEQKDVLILVFLEDIPMQQLSPYYRMRRLLKRQTYLSWSRAEAHPDLFWEKLRQALDTQEHPMGEHLRLTVEEGPPGERPDQ; encoded by the exons ATGAAAACGGAAATGGCCATGCCAATAAGGGGAATTAGTTTGTGTTCATTTGGAATATTATGTTTCCTTTTGAATCTGAACAATTTGATTTCTCCAGCTGCTGGTTACGTGCTGAAGGACTGCAGGGTCACAAGAACCACACAGGCCATCTGTCAGAAGAATAGTTTCAATTTATTTCCAAAAGACATTCCACTAATAGTCACAAGTATAGACCTGTCTCAAAACAACATTTCTAAACTAAATAATGCAGATTTGAAAAATTTACCAAATCTGTTGAGCTTAAACCTGAAATGCAACTCTATCTCCATAATTGAATCTGGCACTTTTGTTGTTCAAATGTCTCTAGAGGTGTTGAATTTAAACAGCAATAGGCTTTGTAAGCTACAGGAGGGTATGTTTGATGGCTTAGTCAATCTCACGGAATTGGGTCTGACTTCCAATAGGATCAAAACAGTAGCACCAGGCTCTTTTAAGTCTCTGACCAAGCTAAAGTTTTTGGATTTAGGTCACAACAAACTgcaccaattaaaaaacatctTACAACATACAACACATTTACAACACCTGTCCATTCTAGCAAACAACATTTCCAATTTTCATTCATGGGAGCTGTCAAATACGTCTACCGAACTTGTTTCACTTGATTTGTCTCTTAATGAGCTAAGGGTCTTTGGGCTCAGTGCAGATATCTTTCCCAACCTCACAAGGTTGAACCTTGCGGATAATGGTAGAAAGAATGGTATCGTCTGGGATGTGAATGACACATCGTACCTTAGGCGCGTGTCCAAACTATATATCAGTGGTTGTCGCTTGCAAGAACAGCAGAAAGTTCTAGAGACATTTAACTCCTCACTGATCTTTCTGAAGTTAAACCAGATGCGTAACAACCTGCGGGATCTCATTAATATTTCCTGCAAAATCCCATCACTGACC CTCTTGAAGTCCGAAAAAAACGGCATCAAATATATTCGTTCAGACATGCTGCCCTTGTGTACTAATCTGAAAGTGTTGAACATAGGGAGCAATAAGTTAATTGACATCTCTAACAATTCATTTCAATCCCTGAGGAAGCTAAACATTTTAATCATGAAGTCTAACCGTCTCAAATCAGTCCCCTACGCTGTCAGGAAAACTGCAATCTCAAAATTGGATCTCAGCTACAATAACATCATTATTCTTCGCTGTGATGATTTTGCCAATATGACTCGTCTCAGTATGCTCCATCTAAACAATAACCCTCTCTCAGCTCTACAGGATTGTGTTTTCAAAGATTTGGTAAATTTAAAGTTCTTAATGTTGCAAAACAGCATCATTAGTAAATTAAACAGTGCCTTCATAAAACACCTGCCAAATCTCCAAGTGCTTGATTTGTCAAACAATCAACTCACTCTTCTCGATCATGGACAATTTAAAGCTCTGAATTCCCTACAGAATCTAAAATTACAAggaaataaattacaaaaactTAATAAGGGGAATTTTAATGGACTGTCCAATCTTACATATCTTAATCTCGCATCAAATGTAATAACTAAAATTAATAAAGGTACTTTTGGTGACTTGAAAGCTTTGAAGACATTGTATTTGATGACCAATCGCCTTAAATATACATCAGAAAAGCCAATTAATGATCCACCATTTGCTGAGCTTTCACAATTGGATACATTGGATATTTCAGGTCAACACAGGCACCTTAAGAGCGCCTTCCCTCAAAACCTTCTGAAAGGCCTGACAAATCTTTCGTTACTCAATATCAGAGGTAACCAGCTTATATCCCTGCACCCAGACATCTTCAACTATACTCCTAATTTGAATAAGCTTTATTTGAGTGCAAATGATCTCAGAGACCTTCCCGACAATTTATTTTCCCCAATTCAAAAACTAAAAGCTCTTTACATTTCACAGTTAAACCTGGGGTCTCTTGATTTTCTTCTCCTTGCTAACCTCACAGAGCTGAAGTTCTTGCAGATGAGGAAGAATGCCTTTTCTGTGATAAGTGAAACAGTGTTGCAGTCTCTGCCAGCACTTACATACCTGGATATGAAGTTTAATAGCTTCAGCTGTAACTGTGACAATGCATGGTTCATCCAAtgggtaaacaacaacaagaaaacaCAAGTTCTTGATGCGTACAACTTTGATTGCAAATTCCCTCCAAATCTTaaagggaaaaaactgttgaaAATTGACATTCGTTCTTGTACAGTAGACATTGGCTTCATCTGTTATATTTGCACGGCATGCGCGGTCATCATGACCATAGCAGTCTCCTTCACCCATCATTTCCTGCAATGGCATCTGGTCTACACGTACTACCTCATGCTGGCGTTCCTCTACAACTCAAAGCACAAGAACAAGCGTGCTCATCACTACGACGCCTTCGTCTCCTACAACGCAAACGACGAGGGCTGGGTGCTGGGGGAGCTGCTGCCCAATCTGGAGGACGAGCAGGGCTGGACACTGTGTCTGCACCACCGAGACTTCCAGCCAG GGAAGTCCATCATGGAGAATATAACAGACGCCATCTATGGTAGCCGGAAGACCATCTGCGTAGTCAGTCGGGATTACCTGAAGAGTGAATGGTGCTCCAGAGAGATCCAGGTAGCCAG CTTCCGTCTGTTTGACGAGCAGAAGGACGTGCTGATCCTGGTGTTTCTGGAGGACATTCCAATGCAGCAGCTGTCTCCGTACTACCGCATGAGGAGGCTCCTGAAGAGACAAACCTACCTGAGCTGGTCCCGAGCAGAAGCACACCCAGACTTGTTCTGGGAGAAGCTCCGGCAGGCCCTGGACACCCAGGAGCACCCAATGGGTGAGCATCTACGGCTCACCGTGGAGGAAGGACCCcccggagagagaccagaccagtaa